A segment of the Bacteroidales bacterium WCE2008 genome:
TTTTGAGGAATTCACAATAGCAATTATACCACCAATAAGGCAGCAGAACAACGTACAGATAATAGAAATAGCCATCTTATTGCTATGAGGGGGCAGGATAAAAGATGACTTCTGAGTCGTGGTTTGGGGTGTTGCTTGAGTCTCTTCCATTGTATTGATTCTTTAATAATTATTTGCAAAGCATGAGGATCTCATTGAACTTCTTGTAGTTGTACTCATAAGTTCTTCTTTGGGCAGAGAAGATATCAATCAACCACCAGATTCCGAATCCATAGCACGTAATAACCTTCAATACGCCTAATCCGATGTCATCAAGGAAGAAACGTTCCCAGCCGAGAACAATCGCGATGATCAAAATGATAGTCGGTTGCTGAAGGTTCATGCTCATCAACAAGGCATACTTAGCATCATCTACCTCAGCAAGCTTGTTTTGAACATCTTGAATCATCATCATATCAAAACACTCACCATTCTTCATCATAAATACTTGTACTAATTCAGGTTTCATAGGCGTTAATCTAAAAAGGTTGGGACCAACAAATTGAATACAAAA
Coding sequences within it:
- a CDS encoding TM2 domain-containing protein, which produces MMKNGECFDMMMIQDVQNKLAEVDDAKYALLMSMNLQQPTIILIIAIVLGWERFFLDDIGLGVLKVITCYGFGIWWLIDIFSAQRRTYEYNYKKFNEILMLCK